The following proteins come from a genomic window of Flavobacterium crocinum:
- a CDS encoding rhamnogalacturonan acetylesterase, whose protein sequence is MTKFFTYSYLFLFSVLISFPLFASNSTKTIFPAKAVLEDSLKKTILFQFGNDLKIKKGIAVTKSLKYKSDLGYGFDFNTESNLKLNSNSFSIEKPVYFSVKLPEGNYQVEVVLGSPQKDLKTTIKAESRRLMVNEFIVTKGKSAVQVFNINVRNPKIDDNLNVTLKDREKDILDWDDKLTLEFLGETAVQSIKITKKDNLTVLYLAGDSTVTDQDVEPWASWGQFITAYFNENVVVANYAYSGSSLSSFKAGNRLKKILSQIKKGDYLFVEFGHNDEKIKGAGNGPWESYSNLLTEFTQAAKDKGATPILVTPTQRRFFNENGTLKDTHGDFPPAMRAVAQKNNTALIDITKMTTELYETWGDEVSQKAFVQYPANTFPGQEKALDDNTHFNSFGANEIALCVIKGIRQLDVPLKKQIKKDIPDYDPKKPNYISSWTLPISARFEISKPDGN, encoded by the coding sequence TTGACTAAATTTTTCACATATTCCTATTTATTCTTGTTCTCTGTTTTGATCTCGTTTCCTTTGTTTGCGAGCAATTCCACCAAAACTATCTTTCCGGCCAAAGCCGTTTTGGAAGACAGTCTAAAAAAGACAATACTTTTTCAGTTTGGCAACGATTTAAAAATCAAAAAAGGAATTGCGGTAACAAAATCTTTGAAATACAAATCTGATCTAGGATATGGATTTGACTTTAATACCGAATCCAACCTAAAATTAAACTCCAATTCTTTTTCTATTGAAAAGCCTGTCTACTTTTCTGTAAAACTTCCTGAAGGAAATTATCAAGTTGAAGTAGTTTTAGGAAGTCCTCAAAAAGACCTTAAAACAACCATAAAAGCAGAATCCCGCCGATTAATGGTTAATGAGTTTATTGTAACAAAAGGAAAATCGGCAGTACAAGTTTTTAATATAAATGTTAGAAATCCTAAAATTGATGATAATTTGAATGTTACTCTTAAAGACCGCGAAAAAGACATCTTAGATTGGGATGATAAATTAACCCTTGAATTTCTAGGCGAAACAGCCGTTCAGAGTATCAAAATCACAAAAAAAGACAATTTAACGGTTCTCTATCTAGCCGGAGATTCTACTGTTACCGACCAAGATGTAGAGCCTTGGGCATCGTGGGGACAATTTATCACTGCTTATTTTAATGAAAATGTTGTTGTAGCAAATTATGCTTATTCGGGTTCTTCATTAAGTTCTTTTAAAGCCGGCAACCGCTTGAAAAAAATACTTTCCCAAATCAAAAAAGGAGATTATCTTTTTGTGGAATTTGGTCATAATGACGAAAAAATTAAAGGCGCCGGCAATGGACCATGGGAATCGTATTCCAATTTACTAACCGAATTTACTCAGGCAGCTAAAGATAAAGGCGCAACTCCAATTTTAGTTACCCCAACACAGCGCCGTTTTTTTAATGAAAATGGCACTCTAAAAGATACACATGGCGATTTTCCTCCAGCTATGCGTGCTGTAGCTCAAAAAAACAATACCGCTCTTATTGATATTACAAAAATGACAACTGAACTGTATGAAACATGGGGAGACGAAGTGTCTCAAAAAGCTTTTGTACAATATCCCGCCAACACATTTCCTGGTCAGGAAAAAGCACTAGACGACAACACACATTTTAATAGTTTTGGAGCCAACGAAATTGCGCTTTGTGTAATTAAAGGAATCCGACAGCTTGATGTTCCGTTAAAAAAACAAATCAAAAAAGATATTCCAGATTACGATCCGAAAAAACCTAACTATATTTCAAGCTGGACACTGCCAATAAGTGCTCGTTTTGAAATTTCTAAACCAGATGGAAACTAA
- a CDS encoding glycoside hydrolase family 2 TIM barrel-domain containing protein encodes MQLKKLKIQWITALTIFISLHLTAQQTDKIYLSGKDFEHPVQWDFYCTDGNNSKKWSKINVPSQWELEGFGEYTYGRWYKELNQKEPSKEEGLYKYEFEVPASYKDKEVKIVFGGAMTDTEVKVNGKLAGAIHQGGFYEFKYDISSLVTYGAKNILEVHVWKHSANKSVNAAERRADWWLFGGIYRPVWLEVSPKTNIQHIAVNPKMDGSITVDLDLKNIAKNTTLEASLKGLNGESLEAFSFPLKAKTTKERISAQWKNIKPWNPESPNLYELQLVLKQNGNSIHEYNKKIGFRTLEFKKQDGIYVNGTKIVMKGINRHSFWPEGGRSTSKRISELDGKLIKDMNMNAVRGHYPPDEHFLEVCDSLGIFVLNELAGWQNSYDTETGTKLVGEMVTRDVNHPSVIIWDNGNEGGWNYEVDKVFAEKDPQKRIVIHPWADFNGWDTHHYPTYLTGMHRFNAGENVFFPTEFMHGTYDNGHGAALEDFWNRYKESPLFAGGFMWAMLDEAVKRSDWTGDVKFDSKGSLAADGILGPHREKEGSYYTVKEVWAPIQFLPKQVTPNFDGSFLITNDYLFSNLNSCRMEFKVLKSDADVLYSNKNAQAISSGKIQISDINPGETRKIQFAVPNNFAEGDVLSITAYDQFDKEIYTWTWPIHKALFYANKFLAVQNTKAKASAIKTATEVTLKGNNVTVVLNAANGEITSVKNGISTIPLTNGPRPIGMKAKLKDIQVSQEGDKAVCLVSYVGGISTIKWTMEADGRFKMEMIVLKNEKAPSGFDGFDGAFFEDKINSFGITFSFPEKDVTGMKWFGRGPYRVWKNRIKGTTYGIWEKDYNTTITGESFENLVYPEFKGYHANVIGANLKAGTSSFKVFSESDNLFLRLFTPDLPKNGFPGSYPQPAFPEGDISFMYEIPAMRDFKPLEQQGPQSQPTNIRIKSGDEGIKMNLWFDFRDKI; translated from the coding sequence ATGCAACTAAAAAAACTTAAAATTCAGTGGATCACAGCACTGACCATTTTTATTTCGTTACACCTTACAGCGCAGCAGACTGACAAAATCTATCTTTCGGGAAAAGATTTTGAACATCCTGTACAATGGGATTTTTACTGCACCGACGGTAATAACAGTAAAAAATGGTCAAAAATAAATGTCCCTTCTCAATGGGAATTGGAAGGTTTTGGGGAATATACCTACGGTCGCTGGTATAAAGAACTAAACCAAAAAGAACCAAGCAAAGAAGAAGGTTTATACAAATATGAATTTGAAGTTCCAGCGTCTTACAAGGACAAGGAAGTGAAGATTGTTTTTGGCGGTGCAATGACTGATACTGAGGTAAAAGTAAACGGAAAGCTAGCAGGCGCTATTCATCAAGGCGGTTTTTATGAGTTTAAATATGATATTTCATCGTTAGTAACTTATGGTGCTAAAAATATTCTGGAAGTCCATGTCTGGAAACACTCTGCCAACAAATCGGTTAATGCAGCCGAAAGAAGAGCCGACTGGTGGTTGTTTGGAGGTATTTATCGTCCGGTTTGGCTGGAAGTTTCTCCGAAAACAAATATTCAGCATATAGCCGTAAATCCAAAAATGGATGGCAGCATCACAGTTGATTTGGATTTAAAAAATATTGCAAAAAATACCACTTTAGAAGCTTCGCTAAAAGGTTTAAACGGAGAAAGTCTGGAAGCTTTTTCTTTTCCGCTTAAAGCGAAAACTACTAAAGAAAGGATTTCGGCACAATGGAAAAACATCAAACCTTGGAATCCGGAAAGTCCTAATTTGTACGAGTTGCAATTGGTTTTAAAACAAAACGGAAATAGTATTCATGAATACAATAAAAAAATAGGTTTCAGGACTCTGGAGTTTAAAAAACAGGACGGAATTTACGTAAACGGAACTAAAATTGTGATGAAAGGAATTAACCGCCATTCGTTTTGGCCGGAAGGAGGACGAAGCACCAGCAAAAGAATCAGCGAACTGGACGGAAAACTAATCAAAGACATGAACATGAATGCTGTCCGAGGGCATTATCCTCCAGACGAACACTTTCTGGAAGTTTGTGATTCTCTTGGAATTTTTGTTTTAAATGAACTGGCAGGCTGGCAAAACTCATACGATACTGAAACGGGAACGAAATTGGTCGGCGAAATGGTAACACGTGACGTCAATCATCCATCTGTAATTATTTGGGATAATGGTAACGAAGGCGGCTGGAATTATGAAGTCGATAAAGTTTTTGCTGAAAAAGATCCACAGAAACGAATAGTGATTCATCCGTGGGCTGATTTTAACGGCTGGGATACGCATCATTATCCAACTTACTTAACCGGAATGCATCGTTTTAATGCGGGCGAAAATGTGTTTTTCCCAACCGAATTTATGCACGGAACTTATGATAACGGACACGGAGCAGCACTCGAAGATTTCTGGAACCGTTACAAAGAAAGTCCGCTTTTTGCTGGAGGTTTTATGTGGGCAATGCTCGACGAAGCTGTAAAACGTTCTGACTGGACTGGAGATGTAAAATTTGATTCGAAAGGTTCTTTGGCTGCCGATGGAATTTTAGGGCCTCATCGCGAAAAAGAAGGAAGTTATTATACTGTAAAAGAGGTTTGGGCACCAATCCAGTTTCTTCCGAAACAAGTGACTCCAAACTTTGACGGTTCTTTTCTGATTACAAATGATTATTTGTTCAGCAATCTAAATTCGTGCAGAATGGAATTTAAAGTGCTAAAATCTGATGCAGACGTTTTATACAGCAATAAAAATGCACAAGCAATAAGTTCTGGTAAAATTCAAATTTCAGATATAAATCCGGGAGAAACACGTAAAATTCAGTTTGCGGTTCCAAACAATTTTGCTGAGGGAGATGTACTTTCCATTACCGCTTATGACCAGTTTGACAAAGAAATTTATACCTGGACATGGCCAATTCATAAAGCACTTTTTTATGCAAATAAGTTTTTAGCCGTTCAAAATACAAAAGCAAAAGCATCGGCAATTAAAACTGCAACCGAAGTTACTTTAAAAGGAAATAATGTTACCGTTGTTCTCAATGCTGCTAATGGAGAAATTACTTCTGTTAAAAACGGAATTTCAACTATTCCATTAACAAATGGCCCGCGTCCTATCGGAATGAAAGCGAAACTAAAAGACATTCAGGTTTCACAAGAGGGAGATAAAGCAGTTTGTTTGGTTTCGTATGTTGGTGGAATTTCAACTATAAAATGGACAATGGAAGCTGACGGAAGATTTAAAATGGAAATGATTGTACTGAAAAACGAAAAAGCACCAAGCGGTTTTGATGGTTTTGACGGAGCATTTTTTGAAGATAAAATCAATTCTTTCGGAATCACTTTCAGTTTTCCGGAAAAGGATGTCACGGGTATGAAATGGTTTGGAAGGGGGCCATACCGTGTTTGGAAAAACAGAATAAAAGGCACTACCTACGGAATTTGGGAGAAAGATTATAATACTACGATAACAGGAGAAAGTTTTGAAAATCTGGTATATCCTGAATTTAAGGGCTATCACGCCAATGTTATTGGAGCAAATTTAAAAGCAGGAACTTCTTCTTTTAAAGTTTTCAGCGAATCTGATAATCTATTTTTGAGATTATTTACTCCAGATTTGCCTAAAAATGGTTTCCCTGGCAGTTATCCGCAGCCGGCTTTTCCGGAAGGAGATATTTCGTTTATGTATGAAATTCCAGCCATGAGAGATTTTAAACCTCTTGAACAGCAAGGGCCTCAAAGTCAGCCTACCAATATCCGCATCAAAAGCGGAGACGAAGGAATCAAAATGAACCTATGGTTTGATTTTAGAGATAAAATATAG
- a CDS encoding rhamnogalacturonan acetylesterase, translating to MKLFTILTALLLAVLFFNFTSKQDNRPTLFMVGDSTVKNGKGDGAGGLWGWGDFIGQYLDTTKIKIENHALGGTSSRTFQDKGLWTAVLNKLKKGDYVLIQFGHNDNGPVNDSLRARGTIKGIGSETQEIDNILTKKHEIVHTYGWYIQKVVREAKSKGAIPIICSPIPRNDWQNGKVPRNDTSYGLWAKQIAEKENVTFINLNEKMALEMEKFGETKVTGTYFYKKDHTHTSAKGAVLSASVIIDELKNSKNSLKKYILHNPKIVLPAKKKVFLIGDSTMANNNNNPDAVGWGVPFPKYCDTTRIEVINKARGGRSTRTFDYEGLWNEVKNQLEPGNFILIQFGHNDAGDIDKEKFRGSLKGNGEETQEVTRPDGTKEIVHTFGWYMEKFIREAKEKGAIPIVLSQTPRNEWPNDKVERRTDTYGNWSKIAAEKQDVLYIDLNEIVAQKYELLGKEKVKAFFPKDHTHTGLEGAQLNALTVAESIQKLKNCNLRDYIEIPK from the coding sequence ATGAAATTATTTACAATACTTACTGCATTACTTTTGGCTGTATTATTTTTCAATTTTACATCAAAACAAGACAACAGACCTACTCTTTTTATGGTTGGAGATTCGACTGTAAAAAATGGAAAAGGAGATGGAGCCGGAGGTCTTTGGGGTTGGGGAGATTTCATTGGGCAATATCTCGATACGACAAAAATCAAGATTGAAAACCATGCTTTGGGAGGCACCAGCAGCCGTACATTTCAGGATAAAGGATTGTGGACAGCAGTTTTAAATAAACTAAAAAAAGGAGATTATGTTCTGATTCAGTTTGGACACAACGACAATGGCCCTGTAAATGACAGTTTACGTGCAAGAGGTACTATTAAAGGAATTGGTTCTGAAACCCAGGAAATCGACAATATCTTGACCAAAAAACACGAAATTGTACATACTTACGGCTGGTATATTCAAAAGGTAGTTCGTGAAGCGAAATCAAAAGGTGCAATTCCGATTATTTGCTCTCCAATTCCGCGCAATGACTGGCAGAATGGAAAAGTACCTCGAAATGACACATCATACGGATTATGGGCCAAACAGATTGCGGAAAAGGAAAACGTAACTTTTATCAACCTAAACGAAAAAATGGCTCTTGAAATGGAAAAATTTGGCGAAACAAAAGTTACCGGAACTTATTTCTATAAAAAAGACCATACGCATACATCAGCAAAAGGAGCTGTACTTTCGGCTTCTGTTATTATTGATGAATTGAAAAACAGTAAAAATTCATTAAAAAAATACATTTTACACAATCCAAAAATTGTACTTCCTGCCAAGAAAAAAGTCTTTTTGATTGGCGATTCGACTATGGCAAACAATAACAATAATCCTGATGCCGTTGGTTGGGGAGTTCCGTTTCCGAAATATTGCGATACGACCAGAATTGAAGTTATCAACAAAGCACGCGGTGGCAGAAGCACCAGAACTTTCGATTATGAAGGTTTATGGAATGAAGTAAAAAACCAGCTGGAACCCGGAAATTTCATTCTCATTCAGTTTGGACATAATGATGCTGGCGATATTGACAAAGAAAAATTCAGAGGTTCCCTGAAAGGAAACGGCGAAGAAACGCAGGAAGTTACCCGTCCAGACGGAACTAAAGAGATTGTTCATACTTTTGGCTGGTATATGGAGAAATTCATTCGCGAAGCCAAAGAAAAAGGCGCAATTCCAATTGTCTTGAGCCAAACTCCACGTAATGAATGGCCAAATGATAAAGTAGAACGAAGAACTGATACTTATGGCAATTGGTCTAAAATTGCGGCAGAAAAACAAGATGTTCTTTACATCGATTTAAATGAAATTGTGGCGCAAAAATATGAGTTACTTGGAAAAGAAAAAGTAAAAGCTTTTTTCCCAAAAGACCACACCCATACTGGTTTGGAAGGTGCACAGTTAAATGCACTTACTGTGGCTGAAAGCATTCAAAAATTAAAAAACTGCAATTTGAGGGATTATATTGAAATTCCTAAATAA
- a CDS encoding DUF4450 domain-containing protein, producing MKSKTSLVAVFTGILFLNSFVINGQEKMTRKIHYAPEGNSFVLKNGTRKFNRALYGSNTGFRAEAGDLPEFALYMPGMGGNFKLGLISGKNSRWITEASKIHTSYVQGTMHYEIQDAILGSGRLIVDVVALRDKEGFILKVSGVNVPKECSLMWVYGGATGKKFSRDGDIGADPESVFYLKPEYCINNKYTLEKQSFLLEYGSESNKQKDGNNKSLTGYFPDSAVHLANAEKQNSPLELYNSNSESLMVVAGKVKNFQNENYWLLTPEKAQNLTQKNIALLYEEAVQQTTVLANRVKVVTPDPYINTLGGALAIASDGIWESPAYLHGAVAWRMYLNAWRGAYTADPLGWHDRAKSHFKSYSNSQVTSPENGPVVFDPEKNLARQKEEIGTSMFSSGYISRNPNKNTVAHHYDMNLVFIDQMLRHFKWTGDTDFMKEMWPVLQRHINWEKRNFDADGDGLYDAYASIWASDALQYSGGSVIHSSAYNYYANKTIASAAQKIQEDGLPFSKEADKILKASNQILWLPNKGIFAEYKDALGNRLLHETPGVWSIYHTIDSEMATPFESFQMLHYVDKQIPRIPIQAEGLDRTDLFTISTTNWQPYTWSVNNVALAEQLHTALAFWQGGQSEKAYHLWESALIESMYLGASPGAFEQLLYQDAMRGELYRDFADPIGMASRTLVEGLYGIQPDALAGTLTISPGFPSQWDQASIEIPDISFSFKRENKKDSYKIENRFQSKMSLKLLLDAPFDKIQNIMINGKIASYKAISENIGKPKICIEVPYSAIYDVIVNWKGFPLEEKKQTPFYTSGQDLHLMTFKAEILSVYDPQSVLSAISKTQNELHAKLNGEGNSVFFIKLKQGEMSWWDPVEVNFKPKLEAAAKLTEGNTLEISIKNNTVKKIEGSLVLNTNEKASQPINFNVLEKKTVQIPVQDLMPGTNRLEIKNGNSSIQNVEIINWDIPFSASHKQESIALSSYFNAKVTDVFTNEYLSPRPKTTTLQLPKQGIGNWCYPNLEVKIDDSGLREKAKNKEQIISSEGIVFKTPSAADQKNIVFTSMWDNYPESVMIPLSGKASHVYFMVAGTTNPMQSRMTNGEIIVNYTDGTSEVLALKNPENWWPIEQDYFTDGLAFTTDAPKPPRIYLKSGEISRDFKDFKPIKGLTNYGVEGGAGTILDLPLDKNKTLKSLTLKTIANDVVIGLMSLTLIR from the coding sequence ATGAAATCTAAAACATCCCTTGTTGCAGTATTTACCGGTATTCTTTTCTTGAATTCGTTTGTAATAAACGGACAGGAAAAAATGACGCGTAAAATTCATTACGCACCTGAGGGAAATAGTTTTGTATTAAAAAATGGCACCCGAAAATTTAATAGAGCACTTTATGGTTCCAATACTGGATTTAGGGCAGAGGCGGGCGATTTACCAGAATTTGCACTCTACATGCCAGGAATGGGAGGCAATTTTAAATTGGGTTTAATAAGTGGTAAAAACAGCAGATGGATTACTGAAGCATCAAAAATTCATACTAGTTATGTTCAAGGAACCATGCATTACGAAATTCAAGATGCTATTTTGGGAAGTGGAAGACTGATTGTTGATGTAGTCGCTTTAAGAGATAAAGAAGGTTTTATTTTGAAAGTATCAGGTGTCAATGTGCCAAAAGAGTGCAGTCTCATGTGGGTTTACGGTGGAGCGACAGGTAAAAAGTTCAGTCGTGACGGAGATATCGGAGCCGACCCCGAATCGGTGTTTTATTTAAAACCTGAATATTGTATCAATAATAAGTATACTTTAGAAAAACAGTCTTTTCTGTTGGAATATGGTTCAGAAAGCAACAAACAAAAAGACGGAAACAATAAGAGTTTAACAGGTTATTTTCCTGATTCAGCTGTTCATTTGGCAAATGCCGAAAAACAAAACTCCCCTTTAGAATTATACAATTCCAATTCAGAATCACTAATGGTGGTTGCGGGAAAAGTCAAGAACTTTCAAAACGAAAATTATTGGCTTCTGACTCCTGAAAAAGCACAAAATCTTACACAAAAAAATATTGCATTACTTTATGAAGAAGCTGTGCAGCAGACAACAGTTTTAGCGAATAGGGTAAAAGTTGTTACACCAGATCCTTATATCAATACATTGGGTGGAGCACTTGCAATTGCTTCTGACGGAATTTGGGAAAGTCCAGCTTATCTGCATGGGGCAGTAGCATGGAGAATGTATCTTAATGCCTGGCGCGGTGCTTACACAGCTGATCCTTTAGGATGGCATGATCGTGCAAAATCTCATTTTAAGAGTTACAGCAACTCACAGGTTACAAGTCCTGAAAATGGCCCTGTGGTGTTTGATCCTGAAAAAAATCTTGCAAGACAGAAAGAAGAAATAGGAACATCCATGTTCAGCAGTGGTTACATCAGCAGAAATCCGAATAAAAATACTGTGGCACATCATTATGATATGAATCTGGTTTTTATAGATCAGATGCTGCGTCATTTTAAATGGACTGGAGATACTGATTTTATGAAGGAAATGTGGCCTGTACTTCAAAGGCATATTAACTGGGAAAAACGAAATTTCGATGCAGACGGCGATGGTCTTTATGATGCATACGCTTCTATCTGGGCGAGCGATGCCCTTCAGTATAGTGGCGGCAGCGTAATTCATTCTTCGGCTTATAATTATTATGCCAATAAAACCATTGCATCCGCAGCCCAAAAAATACAAGAAGATGGACTTCCATTTTCAAAAGAGGCTGATAAAATTTTAAAAGCTTCCAATCAGATTTTATGGCTTCCTAATAAAGGAATTTTTGCAGAGTATAAAGACGCTTTAGGAAATAGATTATTGCACGAAACTCCCGGAGTCTGGAGCATTTATCATACGATTGATTCAGAAATGGCTACTCCTTTTGAAAGTTTTCAGATGCTGCATTATGTGGATAAACAGATTCCTAGAATCCCGATTCAAGCAGAAGGATTAGATAGAACTGACTTGTTTACCATTAGTACAACCAATTGGCAGCCTTACACCTGGTCAGTCAATAATGTGGCATTGGCGGAACAATTGCATACAGCTTTGGCTTTTTGGCAGGGCGGACAAAGCGAAAAAGCGTATCATTTATGGGAAAGCGCTTTGATAGAAAGTATGTATCTGGGAGCATCGCCGGGTGCTTTTGAACAGCTTTTGTACCAAGATGCAATGCGTGGCGAGTTGTATCGTGATTTTGCCGACCCAATCGGAATGGCTTCAAGGACTTTAGTTGAAGGACTTTACGGAATTCAGCCCGATGCATTAGCGGGAACTTTGACTATTTCTCCGGGTTTTCCTTCTCAATGGGATCAAGCCTCAATTGAAATTCCTGATATTTCCTTTTCTTTTAAAAGGGAAAATAAAAAAGACAGCTATAAAATCGAAAATCGTTTTCAGTCCAAAATGAGTTTAAAACTGTTATTGGATGCACCTTTTGATAAAATTCAAAACATCATGATAAACGGCAAAATTGCTTCATACAAAGCAATTTCGGAAAACATCGGAAAACCGAAAATTTGTATTGAAGTGCCTTATAGTGCTATTTATGATGTGATTGTAAACTGGAAAGGCTTTCCTTTAGAAGAAAAAAAACAGACCCCATTTTATACCAGCGGTCAAGATTTACATCTGATGACTTTTAAAGCTGAAATTCTTTCGGTTTACGATCCGCAGTCAGTTTTAAGTGCTATTTCGAAAACTCAAAATGAGCTTCATGCAAAGCTTAATGGAGAAGGAAACAGCGTGTTTTTTATAAAACTGAAACAAGGCGAAATGTCTTGGTGGGATCCTGTTGAAGTTAACTTTAAACCAAAATTAGAAGCTGCAGCAAAACTTACAGAAGGGAATACTTTGGAAATTTCCATTAAAAACAATACTGTAAAAAAGATTGAAGGTTCTTTGGTTTTAAATACAAATGAAAAAGCGAGCCAGCCAATTAATTTTAATGTTTTAGAAAAGAAAACAGTTCAAATTCCGGTTCAGGATTTAATGCCGGGAACCAACAGATTGGAAATTAAAAATGGCAATTCATCCATTCAAAATGTGGAAATAATCAATTGGGATATTCCGTTTTCGGCTTCCCATAAACAGGAATCGATTGCTCTTTCGTCTTATTTTAATGCTAAAGTTACCGATGTTTTTACCAATGAATATCTTTCGCCAAGACCGAAAACTACGACATTACAGCTTCCGAAACAGGGAATCGGGAATTGGTGTTATCCCAATTTAGAGGTGAAAATTGATGATAGCGGCCTTCGTGAAAAAGCCAAGAACAAAGAACAAATTATCTCTTCCGAAGGAATTGTATTTAAAACGCCTTCTGCAGCAGACCAAAAAAATATTGTTTTCACTTCCATGTGGGATAATTATCCGGAAAGTGTTATGATTCCGTTATCCGGAAAAGCATCGCATGTTTATTTTATGGTTGCAGGAACGACAAATCCGATGCAGAGCCGAATGACAAATGGTGAAATCATAGTAAATTATACAGACGGAACTTCGGAAGTTTTAGCACTTAAAAATCCGGAAAACTGGTGGCCGATTGAGCAGGATTATTTTACTGACGGACTAGCATTTACCACCGATGCTCCAAAACCACCAAGAATTTATCTGAAATCGGGAGAAATTTCGAGAGATTTTAAAGATTTTAAACCTATAAAAGGACTTACCAATTATGGAGTCGAAG